The sequence tataaaagaatCATCACttgttattttttgtattcttAATGAATTTTCTACTTCGTGCACATTTATAGGTGGTATTAAATAGGCGTTGTATATATAAGGATAATTAAAATGTTCAgtatttttatcaattatTACTATATCCTTTATTTGCTTAATCATTAATTCGAAATTTAAACgcattattaaataattataaaggGTTTCTTTGTTATTatgattattataaaaaaataattcataccaggtatttttatatttaaaaaggtTTATATCTTCACTTTCTACTTTTAATGCTGGTATCTCAATACTTCTATTTAGTCtgcatttataattttctagCTCTTCTAAATGTACTGGATCTTGAGGTAAGCTTAAAATTTCTCTCTGTGCTATTTTTACATTACTTACATTTGATAGaacatttttatatctttctttatttgtatatattttaaaattctttacataaacattatcATTATCAACAAACAATTTTactattctatttttttttaaattctttatttttttttttatttttatttcattaagaCGATAAATATCCCGTATTGAATTTATACATTCATGTTTTTCTTTAGGTAAGTAATCTTCAgaaattttttcttccttATAATCTGGATAAgcctttttattttcaatgtcttttttaaaatacagAAATTTATCTATTACTGATTGTTTTGAGTAAAaactatttttctttataaattcactagtattcttatttttatttttcaaatagtttttataaattctattataaataattttttttttatcatcattgctataatttaagaaattattatcattttttccctttttattttctatgaAATTCCAATCTATAAATTCGTCttctcttttttcatttttgtttttgtttaaataatttaaattatatatatctgttaaaaaattattttcttttttattatttcttctatttaattttatgaatttgATAGTAggactttttatatttattaattcttcttttgtgatatttttatcattattcaTCAGGGAGTTATCATCTATtgttttcttcattatttgattttttacttttttttttatccatTTATTATCAAcaaacattttattttttaacgtatttttgttaaatttttCCTTGTGAATCTCATTTAAAGATATATCATGATAAAATTTATCatcaaaaaaagaattattattatgttcTTTATATGAAATGAATCTACTATCGTTAATATTTACATCATTTTGATTGTTTGcgtattttttgtatttgtttcttttttcattgaAATCTTTACTTGGAGATTCATTTTTTGATTGAATATTGTTATTTTCGGTAGGATTAGtttgcatatttttttttaaattttctttaaaatactTATTTAGAGATAAAGGCTTCATTTGTTCATGATAACATAATTCTATAAATTTACAACTTGGATTCCTAATtatattaacattttttaaatcatttttattggTATAATTtgcatttattttatcatattcACTTTCTCctaatgtatttttataagagttattaaaattattttcacaAGATTCTTTTATGGAATCaaattgaaatattttataaattgaattatcatttttttttaggctATTTGcgactaatttttttttattatttaattcattaacaaataaattattttcattattatttaatagaaatcctccattttttttttttctttgcaTTCCTttgcttctttttttaatatgaatattttcttcatatatattttcttcatttaaattttcttcatatatatttttttcatttaaattttgtttatttttttcaataatgtttgcttctttttttttcctttttattatattaaaatccccaaatttttttgataagtTAAGTTCCCTTATTAATGGTATTGTAGAGTcacattcttttttatttttaagattACCTTCAATTGACAAActtttgtaaaaatttttatcaaaaaacaTTGGTGAAATGTGCGTATTTGCTAATGAACAagtttcatctttttttattttaggtGAAAAATTACAagaattttcaaaatatgaatctgtctttttttttttaaatttttttactaaatcataaatgaaatatacaCCAttagcattttttttttccctctTTATTTCCATCggagaaattaaaaaaaaaaatttttttttactttttatttcttttttctcttctgttatactattatttttaccAGTATGTTTGTCTAAATAACTGtctatttttctattaaagtatacactatttttaatttcaaagttatatttctttatattatcCTTACgtataattaaataacttGTTTCATTGAAATTATAATTGAAtacatattctttatttatatcagaaaatttttcatttactgttaatttattttttttttttttttttttttttttattaaacttaaaattaattaaattaatcggtgaaatcttatttttttttaagtaacaTTTGTTCAAAAATGAGTTTATATATCCAAATTCGCTTTTGTTGCATCCTTTTTTAAACGTTAAACCGtcaacaattttttttaaattgtaatccatatttatatgattcaccttttttttttcatttatatttttttcattgattatataaacatattttattcctgaattttttttatttttttccgACTCTTCAGAAATATTTTCGTAAGGCTTTATAGGATGAATAATATTCTTCATTGATTTTACTTTATCTgataaattacaaaaaataattccattatataagaaatatttatttatttttttttttaaggacTTTTTTTTActgatatttttataaatcttTAATTTTCCATTTTCCATATATTTCTTTACCGTTAATAAGCTTtcaaatacatttttttttttcttaatatttcttttaaatctaacgttgttattttttctatttaaagAATCATCAGATTTACTTGTGCtttcaaaaattattttaatttctttttgatTTAAATTGAATGAAGAGTGTGCTTTAACTTCAtgtaattcattatttaaaggATTTAAACATTTattcttatataaaaagttatCTTTTGTTAGGCtagtatttatattaattttttccttttcattAATAGATTTTTTAtcagaaatttttttatttttttcgttAATATTTGTTATGTTAGTACAACTTTCTTCtgtttcatttatattttttatttttttaaaaaaatactttgCTTTATTTTCTCTACTTTTTCtttcaaaaagaaaattagaaaatatatatgaatcaTATAAAGAATGATTAGAGGACCTTATAAATGCTgttttcatatttaataatttttttgggagagtattttttatttgtttttctaaatatatttcattcttatttatttttcttagtCTATTTCCCAaaagtttatatttttccttttctattttttttactccAGTTATATTTACTTCAAGTATATTTGTAGGATCAAAGTACATATTTGAATAAATAGTAAAATATAACAAGATAATTAgacaataatatttttaaaagaaatgcATATATAGTCTTATTAGAATATAAGTTTTATTTCACTATAAAaagcatattttttttctcaattttcaaaaaataaagaaaaatcaaTAGCCTGAGTGATAGCTCTAAGATGACTTTAATTCATCACATTTTCTTATCCAAGTGTAAGCATTACTTTTTTACTCTAATATATACTTTAAACactcattttatttaaaaaaaaaaaaggaaaagggATTGTCCTCAGCATActtgttttaaaaaagaaatctATACAAACTTTtactattttaaaaaaaaaggaacaatataaaatagattttatttcataaatttttaactGATTcacttttaaattatttcatttttttttttttctttcacaTATTATATTACTTCTGTTTGGTGCAACCTAATTTGGAAatatccaaaaaaaaaaaaaaaaaaaaatcataaaagacaaaatataaagtatatttcttataattttttttctttatttttttgatttatgtcatttttgttttattattttacttgtattttttttttttcctttataaaaaaaggattATCTGATATTCTAAGTTTCACCTctagtcttttttttttttttctatttgacttaaatatatatgcacCCTTTCCgcataataaattatatctaATATGTTATTCTTTTGAATTgatacttttttatataaaatatataatccTTTCTTAATAGAATAGATAAGATattgaaattttaaatgaagtATGGAGCATCACTTTTTCTTGGATTCTTTAacaaatagaataaaaatatatatatgttattactaatgtaaaaaatttaaagttaCATGCATcataaatatcttttttcatTCTTATATCtcctttttcctttttattcttaatatgttttcatttatttatttatttatttatttatttatttatttatttttattttatttttttaataacataGATGTATTAGAAATTTTAACATTAATATCTTGAAAATAGTTTAAAGGTGTTAtttatattcaaaaataCTATAATTTTCGTTAATTAGTTAAATGGTTTATTTCATAAAAGTTTCTTTAATAGTTgtgtaataaatatataccaTAAGAGAATCAACGTgcaataaagaaaaagaataattttcgaataaattatttttaataagtcttttaatatttaaaaaaaaaaagccaTTCTATTGTAGTATATGatattattctttataatCCTTTTTGTAAATCTTTAATTACTAAAAGGGTTATATTCCTTGCagcataaattttttattaaaaacatagAACATAAATCTATATAAATCTACTATTTAGAATAAAAacaaatgtaaaaaaaaaaaacttaaacGTATAGAATTCCtaattatatatgaaaaaagataagaaaagaatatatttagaATAATTCTGAGAAATTTTCTAACTTTATTTGCTTATTCATgtaatttcaattttttgtttgaaatatatagataaaaaaatacagtAAGAAAATTTAAGCTATATATACAAAACACTATAGGAatgttgaaaaaaaaaaaaaaaaacaaacaagtttttctaaattataaattatacaatttaaaaatatattttgtataGTTTAACAAGAAAAGAGAATAAGACGTTAAAAgctttaagaaaaaaaataatacaaaattttaatattaaattttaaaaatgtataatatataaatatgcaaaaaaaaaatttttttttattaagagagcctttttttatttatatactcATAATGCATAatctttttgttttaaatttattaatgcAAATACgaaattttattactttaaataaaaaaatataaattttaatgtgtgctttcttttcttttatttattttttttttttctgtaaaAATGTTACATTTCATTGATTTTGACAATAATTTTTgtactatttattttttttttaataatcttcaatttacattttttttatttaatatgttctttttatttttaacaaattttttttgaatttttttatctttgatacttaaattattctttgcattattattttttctattttctttttttgaatatatcTGTTCTGATTCATTTaataaagtatttttattttcacttttagtattattattatatattttattttttttgttttttacttttttttctttttcattttcttctttttctttaaatatgatttttttattttttttatcatttaagtgatttttctttattttttttttatcatatagtTTATTAGAAtgcttttctttttttttgttgttaaattttacactcttttttacttctttattattatttaattgatTATCatgattcatttttttatttttcttatggAATGAACTATTTTCTTTTGTAATATTGATATTCTTTTTGCTACTTTTTTTGAGATTTATGCTCTCCtttttttctgaatttttttcttttttatttataatagatttatttttatcaaagaTTGCATCTGATCTTTTTATAAGTTTTGCAACAAAGAAATTATCATGGTTATgtttatgtaaataaattcttttgcataaagatattttacttgaaaattgtttttttttataatgagTTATACCAGGATCTCCAATATTTATATCTATTGGTAATAAATTTAcatctcttttttttaatatataatttatgacTTGTTCATTTTCTTCAACAGTAATACTACATGTAGAGTAAACAATAATACCcccattttttaaaagattaaTTGCATTATTTAATAGCTTTCTTTGTTTTTGAGCTAATTCtcttatttctttaattGATTTTCTTCTAgcacttttatttttgttaacaACACCTGTACCACTACAAGGAGCAtccaataaaattttatcaaaTTGAAAAGTGAGATGcttatgaatttttaatgCATCTATGCatgttattattaaattatttattccCATTCTTGAAGCCTGTGCTTCTATAGCTTTACATctgaatttatttatatcatttgcATATACAActcctttattttttttaatagcaCAAATGAAAGTACATTTTCCTCCTGGTGCTGCACACATATCTAATACTAAATCATTTTCTTGAATATTTAATTCTAAAACTGgaataaaagaagaagatgACTGAATCATATAATATCCATATAAATATTCGTTTAATGATCCAACATTAGAATTTAAGTCATTTAGTACA comes from Plasmodium relictum strain SGS1 genome assembly, chromosome: 9 and encodes:
- a CDS encoding RNA methyltransferase, putative, translating into MNNSDSINNNKLNDSLKNNENNVNHTFSLFENDNFEINKSEDEYVSIEDDIIEDENELSDDEGINYDDAISDNITDDDMNNDYMSDDEDNYKKKRNEHYTEKDNMLKMSKEEKEQENEIFLKEENGMNENIKEEKNIDVNIIGLKKRMKKKYINKRENIYYDEIGVYKNNKVMKNEDIEDRMKYLLLLISNARKSNIKLEKSTIIKELLFYYSYYYEYSKEMIKYLNYLFDVKELYLFLELNNMPKEIHLRTNTLKITRSNLIKILKNQNISVEEGDKWNNVGIVLNDLNSNVGSLNEYLYGYYMIQSSSSFIPVLELNIQENDLVLDMCAAPGGKCTFICAIKKNKGVVYANDINKFRCKAIEAQASRMGINNLIITCIDALKIHKHLTFQFDKILLDAPCSGTGVVNKNKSARRKSIKEIRELAQKQRKLLNNAINLLKNGGIIVYSTCSITVEENEQVINYILKKRDVNLLPIDINIGDPGITHYKKKQFSSKISLCKRIYLHKHNHDNFFVAKLIKRSDAIFDKNKSIINKKEKNSEKKESINLKKSSKKNINITKENSSFHKKNKKMNHDNQLNNNKEVKKSVKFNNKKKEKHSNKLYDKKKIKKNHLNDKKNKKIIFKEKEENEKEKKVKNKKNKIYNNNTKSENKNTLLNESEQIYSKKENRKNNNAKNNLSIKDKKIQKKFVKNKKNILNKKNVN